The Ptiloglossa arizonensis isolate GNS036 chromosome 4, iyPtiAriz1_principal, whole genome shotgun sequence genome contains the following window.
GATCATACGCAGGCCAGTTCCACGGTAAACACACCGAACTTTCGACCAATAATGGGACCGGAGTTTAGTAACGATATTTCCAAACGAAAGCCCGAGGTTGAGCGTCAAGGGCGGCCCAACAATACGGACGAGAGGTCCAGGAGGACGAAATTTTTCGAGAACGCGGACACGCGTCGCAGAGATCATTTGCAGGTTAATCAAACGTTTCAGGGTGGCCGTGCCCATTGGAACACGCACCCGAAAAAATCCCCGTACGAGAGAACAAAGCCCACGAGCGACCAGAGAAACTTCACGAGACACTTTCGAACCCAGAAGAGAATTCCAACTCCCCGTAGCAACGTTCACACCGCGTCCACTTCCATTATGCAACCCTCCACAACGAACCCCATGTTGGATCCCAACGGACTGACCATTCAACTGTTGAGGTACGATAAAAGTTGTGGATCGATTGGACCTTTCGTAATTGTggacgtttctcgttttactttcattctttttttcgtaGACTCGCAGTGTTGCTTTACGCGCCGATATTGATGCCAGCGTTGAATTTGTTGATCGCACGACAATGCGGTCAAACAACGGTCCCCATACCCTGCTTCGAAGGCTCGAACGATCTTCTAACCCAGGTTTTTCTAGTTCTGAGCAACCAGCAACGCGTCCCGAATCTACTATACCCAACGACCAACCGGTTCAATGAGAATTCGCAATTTCCCGCTGAATCGAATTCACCGGACTCCTCGTCGTCGAAATTGGAACCGCGTTATCAGGTACGATAATTCCTTCCTTCGAGATAAAGGGATTCCAGCGAAAATATAAGttacatcattttttttttacaacgtaaAATCTCGGTGAAAGTCTTCGTCACTTTCCATGTATATTCCTCGACATCTCAAGGTACAATTTTGTTTTTCTGGTAGGACTTATCAATTTTTTGTAGTGtaacgaatttttcttttttatttacttatttacaagCCGGAGCCTTTGGTACGAAACGAAATAcacaagagaagaaaaaaagtagaaattatGCTTGTACTTAATATAACAAGGGACGTGTACATTGACGAGTTATACCGAAAGGAATAACATTAATAATCTCACGCAATTTGCCTCCAAATATATTTGGAACGATCTGTACGATTATAGaagaataattttgattttttattacATAGATCTGGATTTGTgtacacaattttattttttttaaattcttgggGGTTTCTTTAAAGTTACTGATACTTTTTACCAGAGAAACGTCTATTTCTCGTACGAGTGGCCTCGTTTgaccgaaacaccctgtataaatatcgaaacaccctgtataaagaCTGTTAAAGATTTCTCAGGTTTGTTAAATGTTTCGAAAACGATTTCAGAACAATTCGAAGCAGTTTCGCGGCGTGTCCACCGCGGAGAGCTCGAGCAATCGACACGAACGATCTTCGATCGCCGTGAACACGTCACCGGAAATGAGCACCTGTAACGACGCGAAACTGTCGTCAACGCGATGCAGCGAGAGTTCTCTGTGCGAACAGGTGGACGAAGATCGGGACGAGAGGTTCGCGCGATCCGATGGAAAGGAGGAGAACGTTTACGAGAGGAGTAAATTTTAACCccttgcactcgaggcttctatACTACCAgtaaccgacgcctcgagaaaattcttcgagtTGCAAGATTAATCTgaaatcgaacatttttatacgcatcttatatttttacattccaCGCGACACTTACATTCAGATTCGACTGATTTTCAACCCAAAGACTATAATCCAACGACTTTTAACCCAATGGATTTTTAACCCAAAGGCATACTCGTAAGAAAtgcattaaccctttgcactcgaggcttctacACTACCAGAAACCAACGCtttgagaaaattttccaaatcgtaaaattaatctgaaattgaacatttttatatacttcgcacaGATGCGTTCAcgctctacgagaacgtaatatttaaattccaatttgaattccaaaccaccaagttttcccggcTCGAAAATACTACACGGAATCGGGTGGCGATCGAGGTGAtcccctctcgagttcaaagggttaaatcgACGCtaaaaattcgacgaaaattaTCCGATTAACCTACGATACCTCCGATGAACACGAACGTACGACAAAGTGTTcaggtgttactcgaaacgacaaCGAATCGAAAGAGAATAGATGTACTCGCACGCGATACGCAATGTCTTGAGGACGCTTGCGCGCGGACCTAACACGTGGCGATGTAACGGAGCTTTTCAACGAACGTTTGTCGAGAACTTGCAGTCGTGCGTGCTTTCGCTGTCGGGACGCGTGGCCATCGAACATTCTTCCATTCCGTAACGTTTGCGACGATGAACATTACAATTCTCGATCTTTAACGCGACCGTACCAGCGAGATACTCCGCATCGATGACCCAACAAGCGTGGACGAATTAATGGGGAGTGCAAAGTCAACGAAAGAAGTTCTCCGCGTTCGTGGGACCGATATCCTTTTATCGCATTTGTAACCGATCCGTGCGTGAAGACACTCGGTGAAACATTATCGAAAAAATCGCTAACATCGATCCCTGATATGTAACCGTCCCCCTACGTTGACACCGACTACGCGTGAAACGGAAATGGATGTTAAAACGGGCACGGTTCAATTGTGAATAATCGAGGAACCCGAATCGAAGATCTACACGGTGCACGGTTGAGAAAATACAGGAATCGCGATGTCGAAGAACGAGGGCACCGAGGAAGCATCCCAGGAGAAACCCGTGAACGAAAACACCCCGAAAGACTCGAACGCGGACATATACGAGAACCGTGGCACACCGAAGATCGTTCGTTTGATCACCGTGATGGCGTACATGTTCTCCGTGAGTTTCGTCGCGATTGTGCTCAGCGCTTATTATTTGTTCCTCTGGGAACCACCTAACCCGAGACTCTTACGAAGACCGAGTCACTTGATCGGTGGACCGGAGTACCAGTATCTGATGAACGATCCAACGAACGATTACACGTTGAACTTTCACAAGAACGTCAcgttcgagcaggagaacttcGATTCGATAAAGTTCACCGGTCGTGGCGTGGACGCCTCGTTAAACGTCACCGACGAACAAGAAACGAGAAATCGCAGCAAACTGGACGATTGTTTCGATCTATTGAGAAACTCGCTGATGGAGTTTCTGCGTAATAGAATGAACAATTCCAAAACGGATCGGTACCCCGTTGGGAAGAATTTTAGAACATTGGGTTCCGCCGCGTACGCTTCGCTCGAGAACGAAAGAGGTTCGAACATGGCGGAGAACTCGAGCGAAGAGGGTGCAGGTTTCGGGGCGGGCTCTAGAAACGTCGTCGAGAGTGACAAGTGGATACTTTTCGCGAAGATCAGGAATCAGAATCGCGACGTATCTCCGACGAGGGACGCTGGAATCGttcccggagaaacgaacgattcgatcgaccaCGTCGCTCGCGGATCGTATCGTGACGCGGTTCGATCGACGGAGAACCCGAGAAAATGGAATTTTCTCTACGAAGAGAATGATAGAGACGTCTCGGAGAATCTACGGGTAACTGTACCGGAAAATGATGGAAGAATTCCAACGGAGATCGTCGAGAACGATCGTCGAAGGAATATCGAGAGCGATGGAAACACGAATTCGTTCCACGGAGGATTCAGAGCACTCGTTCGATCGGCTACGATAATTAACAAATCGGACGTTATTATGACAACCGGGGACAAGGAAGATCCCGTAACCCAAAGAGTCAAAGGAAACGTAAACAAAGCCGGTGTTCtcgtaaacgatcgatcgatcgtaaattcTTCCCGCCTGTTGGAATTTACCGATCGTTTAAAATCGAACCGATCGTCCACGATGTTCGCGAACGATGCGATGAATATCAGAGGTAAACAAACATTTTGCAAACGCACGCGTCGCATTACGCGTGTTACGAGTTTACGCGGCGAGAAACGGGCCCTCTTGCGCGTTCGCGAACCAGTTGCACTCTAATTGGCCCGTACGATTGATCGCGGGATCGTATTCGCGTATGATAACGCGCAGCCGAGTTTCGCGCGATGGATAAGAATACCCGGGTAGAGAGCAACGGGGAAAGTCGTGATTAAAACCTTAGAAATAAGATCGTCGATGGATTGGCGTGCGATGATTATCCGTATTGTCCGCGTAATAACTGAAACAGGGTCGAGTCGATACGTTATGGCTTCCTTAACGATCCATCGTTACgaatattctacaattttttcaaaaccaAGCGTCATCGTCGCGGGGAATCGTATCAAAGCGGGAGAAACGTCGCAGGacagttcgaacgatcgttctcgaGTGCCACGAGACAACGATCCCGCTCCTCGTGGGCGAAACATTCGTTTGGATGTTCGACGATCGAAGGGCGGTGTTTGTTCGCCGCGTGATCGAAGAACGAcgtcttaatgctattaaaatAAAGGCGCGCCTCCTTTGTGAAACGAGTAAACCTTGTCCGAGTCGCTTTAACAGCGAAACGAAACCCT
Protein-coding sequences here:
- the LOC143146149 gene encoding uncharacterized protein LOC143146149, coding for MEGRYAAMERELTRTKMLVPMMARNAIPVHRMSQTDVNWKECTLAKRWGHSYGILAGNQGKNINGRDARNQERINVSSRRKHQSARKGRESSNRITDDTDWTKRRNSGQYFQEDIYPIKDSNNHTCRPRTLNNNSTAICSTHNVAVILPQDSSHSTVEDSRYERNIFKYSSLVELNNSTVQFQVLSNNLLSQTTLLFKVVLLNRFYLTTKLLEQPIVLLQTNNNVPKEEKCDAIKIFGNPKKSVTPFKTRPLAPTDNKNDIALFLNRSRTITAIHDEKTLMEACQRFDKKHEPETSYFIDFDVKHEDHTQASSTVNTPNFRPIMGPEFSNDISKRKPEVERQGRPNNTDERSRRTKFFENADTRRRDHLQVNQTFQGGRAHWNTHPKKSPYERTKPTSDQRNFTRHFRTQKRIPTPRSNVHTASTSIMQPSTTNPMLDPNGLTIQLLRLAVLLYAPILMPALNLLIARQCGQTTVPIPCFEGSNDLLTQVFLVLSNQQRVPNLLYPTTNRFNENSQFPAESNSPDSSSSKLEPRYQNNSKQFRGVSTAESSSNRHERSSIAVNTSPEMSTCNDAKLSSTRCSESSLCEQVDEDRDERFARSDGKEENVYERNAFTLYENSCVLSLSGRVAIEHSSIPEILRIDDPTSVDELMGSAKSTKEVLRVRGTDILLSHL
- the LOC143145181 gene encoding uncharacterized protein LOC143145181, whose protein sequence is MSKNEGTEEASQEKPVNENTPKDSNADIYENRGTPKIVRLITVMAYMFSVSFVAIVLSAYYLFLWEPPNPRLLRRPSHLIGGPEYQYLMNDPTNDYTLNFHKNVTFEQENFDSIKFTGRGVDASLNVTDEQETRNRSKLDDCFDLLRNSLMEFLRNRMNNSKTDRYPVGKNFRTLGSAAYASLENERGSNMAENSSEEGAGFGAGSRNVVESDKWILFAKIRNQNRDVSPTRDAGIVPGETNDSIDHVARGSYRDAVRSTENPRKWNFLYEENDRDVSENLRVTVPENDGRIPTEIVENDRRRNIESDGNTNSFHGGFRALVRSATIINKSDVIMTTGDKEDPVTQRVKGNVNKAGVLVNDRSIVNSSRLLEFTDRLKSNRSSTMFANDAMNIRETQIEKITTKLVYPRNDQIQKPDIVTTPETTPQKDLLTILTATTETSSSVSPVTIPKDYPTDSSTTSNRETFTKRRPENAS